The DNA sequence GAGTGGTTTTACCCATGTGCCTGCACTGATTGCTCCATAGGCAGTGGCCTGGTGAGGagttttttaggcttgatggagacTTACGTGACTGTTCAAGAAAAAATGCAGTGAATGGTTAAGGCGCATGAGACAGCCACATACTGCATGGTAAATGCATGCTAAGGAAGGAGTTACATCTAACTGGAaacatttaaataggaaaaacgAATCCACAGACTACCTAAACAAATGCAACATAATTTCTCACAGAAGAGGGCTGATACCAAGGTGCAACATGCCATCCCATGTTGGTAGGGGAAGGTGGCATTCAACTGTAATGAAGAACTTACTTAGCTtttgaaaaagggaggaaatacaataaaaatgaaaatgaacaaataCCTCATGTATCTGATTGTCATCCAGGGCCAAAATTTCCAGATTTTTCATAGCGCACATTCTTTTAGGAATCTTATTGAAACAATTTTCGCTCAGATCTAGTATGCTGACACTGGTTAATCTGGTGAAGGACCTTGGTACTGTGTGCAGTCCAGTGTTCCTCAAGTAAAGAAGGGAAAGGGACATCCAGCAGCAAATCTCACGTGGGAGCTTTTCCAGATTGTTACCGGATAGTCCAAGTTCTCCCATTTCAGTGAGATTCTTCAAACCTGGGGGAAGTTTGTGCAGGAGATTATGAGACAGATCCAGCACAGCCAGTTTCTGGCAGTGTTGTAGTGTATCAGGAATGGAGGACAAAttattaaaagctaaaaataacttAACTAAGTTTATCAAAGAGCCAGCTTCTTCTGGGATGAGACTGACTAGATTTTGTTCCAAATCTATTATTTCTAAATTAACCATATGAcaaagctccaagggaaaacTTTCAAATCTATTCTTTTGGAGGTAAATTTCTCTGAGTTGTGTCAGATTCACTAGTTCTTTGGGCAGACACTTTAGATTATTGTCAGAGAGTCCAAGCAGTTCAACATGATGTAGGTATTTGCAGATCTGTACTGGGATTTCATGCAAGTTTACTTTATAGAGCCTGAGCTGACGAAGGGCCTGCAACTTGCTGATGACAGGCAGTGAACTGTAAGACAGTGGATTGTTACTTAAATCTAAGCTCTGAAGACATTTCAGCTCCCCCAGTTCTTCACATATGTCCTGTATGTGATTCTGGTCCAGGTAGAGAACCCTCATGTTCCTCAGGTGATTGATGCCTCTCGGGATGCTTTCAATCCGATTCTTTTCCACGTGCAACTCTTCTAGATCTTCCAGACTCAAGACCTCTGGTGGGATAGTTGTCTGTTGTTTATTGGCTAAATCAATAAAAAATATCCTGTCCGTGACATGCATGGGGGAAAGAGCTTCCTTCTCTGGCACTTCATTCACTGGTATTTCTTGTGCGGTCTGAACATGGTCATTCTCAAAACGAACAGTTCTGCCTTTGGGATAATGAGCGTCCCATGTGCtggacttctggctctgctgaGGTTCAGCCATCTCTGctccttatttttaatttaagaagagaaaaagataaaaaaatcaaCACTACTCAAACATCTTCCCGCTCTAAAGAAATATTGGAAGAGCTTAGTCTTTAGGGGCAGACTCTCAGTTTTACCATTGCAAAAACCTGCTGTTGTTCATTGATAGCGAAAGCTGAATACATATAATGAGACTGCAACTTTGAACCACAGTATGTCCTTCAGTACCCCCAAAGCCAAAATTCTGATGGTGACATTGTTTAAACTCAATGGGGCTGGATGAAGCAACCCTCTTGAGTCTTaaaggcatatttttaaaaacactgagtTCTCCATCCAGCTATGCTGATGGTAAAACTGGTGAGAGTTTTATTATGAAAAGGTGGCACCTTTTTCTATGATACTTAGTAGTTTCTGAGCCGGAGAAATGCCAGCGAAGCTGATATTTATATTACCCTTAAATTTCTAATATTGCTGACGGTGAATGAATGAAGAATTTAACAGAAGAAGAAACTAGAATGGCAGGAGAAAAGGGTGGCTGCCTGACTGACCTCTGACGTCGACAGGACTGGATGGAAGAAACCTTTCAGCTAGCGTTTAAGAAATGGTAAGAGACAGCGGCAGCAGAAGCCAAGAGGCAGGTGTCCGTGAGCTCCTACCTGACCGCCTTGTCTCTGATGCCATGCTCCTGCCGGGAGGATATCACAGCTGCAGAGGTGGGCCGCGGCCAGGCGTCACCCCAGCGAGGGGGAAGAACTGAGAGAACACCAGGAATGGAGAGAACAATGCTAAGTTTCACAATCTAATTTAGCTGTTGTataaaggtattttctttttgacTAGTTTTGAGCTCCCTGTTCAGGAATGACCCCTGCATATTGTGAGACAGGGAGAACGTGAGATCCCAGCCCACCGCCCTTGGATACAAGGGTAGGGTTAAAGACACTAGAAGGATTTATTCAGTGAAGGGGACAGACACAGGCTCCTTTGAAGTAACTCTGCTAATCTGTGTAACCACGCTAATTTCTATAAAGGGTCCTCTGAGAACACGGGCAGACCACTAAGTAAATATCCCAGGGATAAGT is a window from the Struthio camelus isolate bStrCam1 chromosome 9, bStrCam1.hap1, whole genome shotgun sequence genome containing:
- the LRRIQ4 gene encoding LOW QUALITY PROTEIN: leucine-rich repeat and IQ domain-containing protein 4 (The sequence of the model RefSeq protein was modified relative to this genomic sequence to represent the inferred CDS: substituted 1 base at 1 genomic stop codon); protein product: MASETRRSEMAEPQQSQKSSTWDAHYPKGRTVRFENDHVQTAQEIPVNEVPEKEALSPMHVTDRIFFIDLANKQQTTIPPEVLSLEDLEELHVEKNRIESIPRGINHLRNMRVLYLDQNHIQDICEELGELKCLQSLDLSNNPLSYSSLPVISKLQALRQLRLYKVNLHEIPVQICKYLHHVELLGLSDNNLKCLPKELVNLTQLREIYLQKNRFESFPLELCHMVNLEIIDLEQNLVSLIPEEAGSLINLVKLFLAFNNLSSIPDTLQHCQKLAVLDLSHNLLHKLPPGLKNLTEMGELGLSGNNLEKLPREICCWMSLSLLYLRNTGLHTVPRSFTRLTSVSILDLSENCFNKIPKRMCAMKNLEILALDDNQIHEIPVEVKGLANLKCLGLSGNQFSIFPNEIFLLESLERLYLGQDKGIKFTSLPGDVRKLQNLKELHIENNHLECLPPAIGLLTHLEILDCRNNLLKWLPDSICQIRGEKXWGSTSVLLFALQLSAFLCSALQKLLVQNNQLHQLPEDLDSLQQLELVLVDGNPMTDPPMEVCCQGTFAIWEYLREKRHKNAMILKIQSLWRGLMVRKEIGSFLALKKLIKPVKKGKKGKEKGKEKEKGREKPVKGAKGKK